The segment GGTGTATGTGCACAAATAGGTGGGAGGTGGTATGGTAAATGGCTACAAGCACCAGATTTGGGTTTGAGGAATGTGTCACTATGGAAAAGTAACAAAACTCTCTATGCTTCATTTTCAACACTAAAGTAGGTGCGATGCTACCTGCCTtataaaaacagtgataaaagGGATAAAGTAGGGGTGATAATAATACCGGGCTCATACGGTGGTTGAGAGACTTAACTGAGAACAACCATATTAAAGATTTCACACAATACCTAGTACCAAGAAGAGCTCAGTGagaagcttcttatttttcttcccactttTATTTCACAAGTATTAATTTTAGTGTTCTGGAAATACTACCATCAAATATAAAGGGCTTTCGTAGTTTCACACAAGAGTCCTAACACTTTCAAAATCAAATAGGACTCCTGGTGGTTTGTACAAATTTCTTAAGCTCCTAAGGTAGACATATAACTGCATATCTTCACCCCCCACTGCCAAAAAATTTCTAGTGGTATGTGTGGGATTCTAGGGAAGGTGGTAGCAATGATGatgtaattttttatcttttttagtcatcccacaaaacagaaagagactaACACAGCAAAACCAAAATCCTTCAGACAATATCTACAGCAAAACAAAGAATTCAGACCAGCTCCAAAACATGAACAATTGAGGAACAACCATGAATACCACCAAAACCATGTAACATCAGCAAATGTGCAGGGGGAAGCcaacaagagacaaagagattTGTGTTGAACCTGAGATGTGGGGAACCCAAAATTGCCAATAGATACTCCCAAGGGAAGGGGAACACAATCTGGGGAAAACAGCCATAACTGGCAGGGGTCTTCCACAATTTAGTTTCTGAGCACAAGATCAGACAATACCAGAGCAGTCTGGGTACTATGAGCTCTTAGAAATAACAAGAGCAACCTTCCAAGACAAAGGCCTACATTGAGTAGAAAATACTGAGAATAGAATCTAATTTATGTAGGACAAGGTATtagggggaaaggaaagaaacattcctGATAAAACTGGGGGAAGGTAACTGAGCCAGCAAATGTTAGAATAAATTAAAGCCATATATTTGAACTCTTTGAAATAACATCAGAATAGTGAACTCTAGAGCTATGAAACTAGGAAAATGATCCTGGCCCACGCTCCCCTCTAAAGTGAATAGGAGAACTCATGCCCTTCAAGCATGATCAACAAAAAAGAATTGTGTTTCAATCCCACACAaagttattttaaggaaaaaagagaataaggagCAAAATGTCCCCACAGACAATAAATAAgccagaaataaagacaaaaatgcagagaggaaaacaaagaaaacccaggCACCAGATGGCTGCCTGGGTGAATTctatcaaaacatttaaaagataaaatgccaATCTTACAAAAActgttttagaaaatagaagaggaggaaacacttccaAACTAATTTTATGAGACTAGAAAAACCTTGGTACCAAAACCTTATGAAGACACTGGACATTACAGATCAATATCCCCCACAAATCTGGACATAAAACCCTTGAAAATACTGCAAGATGcaacagtatataaaaaggataagCTTCATGATTAAAGTTCACTTCAGGAATGCAAGGCTGGCTTAACTTTCAAAAAGCATTCAATGtaagcatattaaaaagaaaaaaaggagaaaaatcatattatcattccaataaatgcagaaaaaccCTTTCACAAAATTCAATACATATTCATGATTAAGGAGAAAAGTCTCTCAGCAAACTAATTCCTCAGTCTCTGTGTTAGTATGGGTTCTCCAAGAAGCAGATACCAAAATAAGATTAGACATGCAAGACATTTATCAGAGGAAATGCTTTCgagaggaaataaggaaaagtcCTGGAAGAAGATGAATCCAAATCTTACTTCAggtgaaggaggagaggaggaaggccgGTGGTAGAGAAGACTACAAAGCTCCAGTACAGCTTTTAGAGTTACGTAAAGCCTTCAGGTCACCCACCCACTAGAGGAACCCCATGTCTCCTAGGCATTGGCTGGGAAAAGTCTTTGGGAAGTGTCCCGTTAGCACAAAAAAGTGAGGGATTTCAAAATGCAGCTGCTGGAGCTGTCAGGCTTTAATTGCCCCACACTTGGAAATCTGATAGGTACATTCTCCTAGCCACCAAGGTTGTAAAAGGGTACGTCTGAAAAACCTAAAACAAACTTCATACGTAATGAAACATGgaacacttttcttctttttttttcaagagaatattaaatcatttattgATTACACATGATAATGGATGATACACAAGCTTTAATCCCATCTATAATTGTATCTGATACCATAATTCAATTTAGATATATTGCATAGGATGTGCCAACAATCATATTAATAACCAAATAAACTCCAGGACTTTGCTTGGGTGACCCTTTTAACGGTGAACTCCAGGTGACAACATGTTAACTGTCAGTTCAACCACACAAATGTTTGTGGAGACAATGGCTTCTGTGCCCAAGCAGGTTGcaaataaatttcagatggaATCTGGCATCACCCTGAAGAAATTCTAACTTCACACTGTTGGGGTGGTTTACCAAGATGGCTTCAGAGTAGACTAACTTTAcacagcacatttaaaaaaagacacatttattcaGCATCAGGATCAGACTATTACATTTAGCAATTAACAGCatgggtgcaaaaaaaaaatctacagtaaAACCCTTTGTTGGAATGCTTTACACTTTCCacagaacagaaactaaaataacctGCTATACAATTAGTCACAAATACAGTCCTTGAGTTTTTTGCCCATACACATGAGTATTGTCTAAAACATGTCTTCTTTGTAACAGCTAGGCCCTGCCACCACTGTGCTTGGCTGAGTTCACAAATCTGTTGTAACCTATAGcttccctgtcacttctctggctctcctctcctgctaagCTTTGTTTCCTGGCAGTAATTAAAACCTTACGCCACTGCCatagctactgctgctgctggaacCGCCACAGCCACTTTGGTTTCGTAGTTTGGCAAAGTATTGGCCTCCACCACCATAGGGGCCAGTGCTTGTGCCTCCAAAATTTCCTCCTTTCATGGGTCCAAAATTTGAAGATTGATTGTTGCAATTGCCAAAATCATTACAGCTTCCACCACCTCCAAAGTTGCTTCCACTACCACTGCCAAAgctgcctccacctcctccatTGTTACAGCTGTCATAGCTGCCACTCCCGCCATAGCCACCGCCGTGGTTTCCATAACCCTGTCCACCACTTTGAtagcctctgcttcctccagagTAGCCAGGGCCGCCTCCTCCATAACCACCATCATTACCAAATCCGTTATAgccatccccactgccaccatATCCACCACCACCTTGACTGCCACCAAAGCCACCTCACCCACTGAAGTTTCCTCCATGGCCAAAGTTGTCGTTCCCACCAAAACCACCTCCACAACCACTGCTGAAGTTCCCAGAACCACTTCGACCTCTTTGGCTGGAAGAAGCACCAGCCATCTCTTGCTTAGATAAAGCTTTCCTTACTTCACTGTTGTGGCCATTCACAGTATGGTATTTTTTAATGACAATCTTCTCTACAGAGTCATGGTTGCCAAATGTTACAAAAGCAAAGCCTCTCTTTTTGCCACTGCCTCCGTCAGTCATGATTTCAATCACTTCAATTTTCCCATGCTGTTCAAAATAATCTTTTAGGTGATGTTTttcagtgtcttctttaatgCTACTGACAAAAATCTTTTTCACAGTTAAGTGGGCACCAGATCTTTGAGAATCTTCTCTCGAGACAGCCCTCTTTGGTTCTACAACTCTTCCATCCACCTTGTGTGGCCTTGCATTCGTGGCTGCGTCCACCTCTTCCACAGTGGCATGCATATGTGACAAACCCAAAGCCTCTGGAGAACTTGGTGTTTGGATCTCTCATTACCACACAGTCCGTAAGCATTCCCCACTGCTCAGAATGGCTCCTCAGACTCTCATTGGTTGTTTCAAAGCTCAAACCTCCGATGAAAAGCTTCCGCAGCTGTTCAGGCTCTTTGGGAGACTCAGACTTAGACATGATGGCGGTAAGAGGGGAGACTTTCACGATGCTTACTCGGTGGCGTCCACGGCAACACTTTTCTTCTAAGAACAGGCATAAGTCAAGGATGTCTACTATTCTGCATTGTACTGAGATTTGGTCCCAGCCAAtgcagtaaaggaagaaaaaaagcataaagctTGGAAAGGAATAAGTAAATTATTACACATGTAAAATACCCCCAAAACTACCAATTAATAACAGAATTTAACAACCTTTcagaatacaagatcaatatacaaaaagtaACCGCATGTCTATATACTAGCCacaaacaattggaaaataaattgaaaaataccatttacaaaagTATCAAAAACCAGAAAAAGTTTAAGAGTAAATTGAACAAAATATATGCAAGCCCTctatactgaaaattataaaacatctctgggaaattaaagaagactcaGATATATGGAGAGATATAACATGTTCATGTTATATGAAGCCTCAATACTGTTAAGACGTCATTTATCTCAAGGTTGATCTATAGGTCCAACAAAATCCTGTTATGAACTAAATTGTGTgccccccaattcatatgttgaaaccctgaCCCCCCCGTACCTCAGAAAGTGACTGCAtctggaaacagggtctttaaagaggtgactGAGTTAAAACAAAGCCATTAGGGTGATGCCTGATGCCTGACGCCTGATGCGATCCGACTGGTGTCCTTTACAAAGAGGAAATAACGAGCACACAGAGACCCTGAGGATGCCcccacacagaggaaagaccacgtgaagacacagcaCGGAgtcagccatctgcaagccaaggagaagctaaacctgctggcaccttgaccttggacttctaacTTCCAGAACTGCGTGAATATACATTTCtgctgttgaagccacccagtctgtggtattttgttgtggcgGTGCTATCAAACTCACACAAATCCCCCCAAAATCCCAGAAGgctttttttatagaaattgacaagctgattctaaaatgtaaatggaaaGGCAAAGGGCCTGAAATAGCCACAACAATCTtgttgaatctttttaaaaagtcataggaCTTATATtgcctgatttcaaaatttactataaagttacagtaatcaatgcagtgtggtattggtgtaAGCGTAGACAAATAGACGtctagagaaaacagaagcagaccCATGTGTATCAGTCAATTGATTTTTCACAAAGATGTTAAGGCCattcaatgaagaaagaaaagccttttcAATGAATctgacaactggatatccatgttaaaaatcaaaatcaaaaaccTCAGACCATATACAGGAATTAATTCAAGATAGGAAAgtgctaaaacaataaaactagaagaaaatataggagaatacCCTTATGACCTAGGGATAGGGAAAACGTTTCCAAAGAGAACACAAAATAtgctaaatataaaagaaaaaaataataaattgggcTTCACCAAAATTAACAACATCCACATATCAAAAGATACAAttaagagggggtggggggaaggcaagtcacagaccaaaagaaaatatctgcaaaacataTACCTGACAAAGAAGTTGTAtaagaaatgtataaagaactacaaattggggcacctgggtggcttagttggttaagtgtccgactcttgatttcagctcaggttatgatctcatggctcatgagttagagccccacattgggcttcctgctgacagtgcaaagcctgcttggaattctctgtctccctctctttctgcccctcccctgctcactctctaactctctctcaaaaataaataaacatttttttaaaaagaactaaaatcacTAATAAAACTACAACTATTTAAAAAGGGCAAATGCTTCAAGAagaacttcacaaaagaagatatataaatggctaataagcacatgaaaggatgtttaacatcattagtcatcagagaaattaaaattaaaaccgaAATGAAATATCACTCCacatccattagaatggctaaaatttaagaCTGATGATACCAGTTGTCAGTGAGAATATAGAGCAACTGGAACATTCATACATTGTTGGTAGTTTGTTAATGGTAcaacacttttgaaaaataatttcttgttttttttaacttttttattatttttaaaaattttattgagacataattgataTGTACCATTATATTTGTATACAGcatgtatattacatccccaggacttacttattttataactgaaaatgtgtaccttttgaccatcttCACTCACTTCACCACCTCAAAGCATCCCCTGGtcaatctattctctgtatgTATGAgttccttgtgtttctttttaagattccacgtgtgagatcatatggtatttgtctttctctggctagcTTACtctacttagcataatgccctcaagttccattcatgttgtcacaaatggaaagatttccttcttttcatggctgaataatagaataatattccagtgtgtgtgtgtgtgtgtgtgtgtgtgtgtgtgtgtgtgtgtgtgtcacattttctttatccattcacccattgttcatccatcgatggacatttagattgcttccatgtcttggctattgtaaataattatgctgcaatgaacactGGCATGCAGATATCTtgttgagttagtgttttcatttcctttagataaataACAAGTGGAACTGTTTTTTATAACAGCTAGCACACTCCTACCTTATGAGCAAACTGTTCCACTTTTAGGTTTACActcaagtaaaatgaaaacatgtattcACAAAAAGACTtgtgcaaaaatatttatagcggcttttttttcttttttcttttcttttttaattcaagtataattagcttatagtgttatattagtttcagctgtataatataatgattcaacaattcctcagtgctcatcacggtaagtgtgctcttaatcacCTTCACCTATATCATTTAtgctccacccacctcccctttggcaactaCCATTTTGTTCCCTACAGTGAAGAATCTGTGTTTTTCaaaagagactcaaaaatatggagaacaaactgagggttgctggaggagttgtgggagggggaatgggctaaatgggtaaggggcattaaggaatctactcctaaaatgattgcttcactatatactaacgaatttggatgcaaattttaaaaaataaaaaataaagttaaattataaaaaaaagaatctgtgcttttgtttgtctcttttttctgtgttcatttattttgtttcttaaattccacatgagtaaaatcatatggcacttgtccttctctgacttatttcacttagcattataccctctacatccatccatgttgttgcaaatggcaagacttcatttttttatggctgagtaattttcatatatatatatatatacattatatatatatacatatatatacatatatacatatatatacatatatatacatacatacatatatacatacatatatatatacatacatatatacatacatatatatacatacatatatacatatatacatacatatatatacatacatatacatatatatacatatatatacatatatatgtatatgtatatacatatacatatacatatatatatacacataatatatatattatatattatatatttcatatatatatataaaaatatatatatatttcatatatatatataacacacacacacacacacacacacaccacaccttctttatccattcatctatggatggacactcgagttgcttccatatctgggctactataaataatgtgccaataaacacaggggtctatatacctttttgaattagtgtttttgttttctttgggcaaatacccagtagtggaagtagtggatcatatggtaattctatttttaattttttgagaaacctccatactgttttccacagtggctgcacaagcttgcattcccaagtgcacaagggttccttttacTCCATGTTCTccacaacatttatttcttgtgttttttattttatccattctgacaggtgtgaggtgatactgtGGTgtggatttgcatttccttgatgattagtgatgttgagcatcttttcatgtgtgtgttggccatctgtatgtcttctttggggaaatgtctattcatgtgttctgcccatttttaattggattaaaattggatttttaattggattttgttttggggttgagctgtataagttctttatatattttggatattaaccctttatcagatgtatcatttaCAAGTATCTTCTCCATTCAAtcagttgctttttgttttgttgatggtttctttcaccatgaaaaagctttttattttggtgtagtcccagtagtttaattttgaatagcatttttattcttatacCCCCAAAATGGAATAAACTAAattcatcaacaaatgaatgcataaattgtggtatatctaaTATGTAATACCACtcataaattaaaaagaacatattaCTGATACATTCAAGAACATGTGTAAATCTTAAATTAAGTacaagaagccagacacaaaatagcATATACTGTAAAAtcaatttataatatatttgaaaactggaaaaactaaACTATGGTGGTAGATATTAGAACACTGTTACCTCTGGGATACAGTAGGAGGTtgtctggagaggagggagaagaaacttTTTAGAGtgatagaattgttttctttttttttttttaattttttttcaacgtttatttatttttgggacagagagagacagagcatgaacgggggagggggaggggcagagagagagggagacacagaatcggaaacaggctccaggctctgagccatcagcccagagcctgacgcggggctcgaactcacggaccgcgagatcgtgacctggctgaagtcggacgctcaaccaactgcgccac is part of the Felis catus isolate Fca126 chromosome D1, F.catus_Fca126_mat1.0, whole genome shotgun sequence genome and harbors:
- the LOC101090386 gene encoding LOW QUALITY PROTEIN: heterogeneous nuclear ribonucleoprotein A1-like (The sequence of the model RefSeq protein was modified relative to this genomic sequence to represent the inferred CDS: deleted 1 base in 1 codon; substituted 1 base at 1 genomic stop codon); this translates as MLFFFLYCIGWDQISVQCRIVDILDLCLFLEEKCCRGRHRVSIVKVSPLTAIMSKSESPKEPEQLRKLFIGGLSFETTNESLRSHSEQWGMLTDCVVMRDPNTKFSRGFGFVTYAATVEEVDAATNARPHKVDGRVVEPKRAVSREDSQRSGAHLTVKKIFVSSIKEDTEKHHLKDYFEQHGKIEVIEIMTDGGSGKKRGFAFVTFGNHDSVEKIVIKKYHTVNGHNSEVRKALSKQEMAGASSSQRGRSGSGNFSSGCGGGFGGNDNFGHGGNFSGXGGFGGSQGGGGYGGSGDGYNGFGNDGGYGGGGPGYSGGSRGYQSGGQGYGNHGGGYGGSGSYDSCNNGGGGGSFGSGSGSNFGGGGSCNDFGNCNNQSSNFGPMKGGNFGGTSTGPYGGGGQYFAKLRNQSGCGGSSSSSSYGSGVRF